CACGCCGTCTAACGCCATCACCCGGCCAAGCGCTGCATTGTCGAAAATGATCAGATCCTGATGGTCGGTCTTTTCGTGATAGAGCACCTGGTCTATTGAGAAATACTGACCAAAGTTGGCATGCAGGGTTTCATACCAAATTTCTTTTCGGGCCATGTTAGGGCTTCCTCCGCGATAACAGCCATGAAAATTGGCGCGCTATGATAGCTAACTCTCAGGGGGCTTGCACGGTCAAATTTCAGGCAGCACGGAGGATTTTTCGCTTTATTACGGGGTTGCGAGCAGACTCAGTGAGTTGCGCGCCAGTGACTGACATTTTTTCGGCGTGGCAATCGCGATACCGCTTAAGTCCCGGTAGCTGGCTTCGCCCAGCGCTATCATGTCAAATTGGCTATAGTTACTTAAATCCCAGCGATTTTGCTGGGCAAAACCGACCAGCGCATGGCGAATTTGATCGTTGGGAAGATCTTTATAGCCGCAGTTGTTTTTCAGATAGACAAAAATAGCAGTCAGGTCAGCCAAGTCTTCAGCCTCAAAATCATTCAATGCCTGACTGGCGGAGGAGAAGCCCAACAGCGAGAGCAAGAGCAGCACCAGCGCGGAGTGTTTCATAATTCAACCTGTTTCATCTTCCATTAGCTGACGTTATTACAGTTACCAGCCGATATTTCAAGT
This sequence is a window from Dickeya aquatica. Protein-coding genes within it:
- a CDS encoding YacC family pilotin-like protein — translated: MKHSALVLLLLSLLGFSSASQALNDFEAEDLADLTAIFVYLKNNCGYKDLPNDQIRHALVGFAQQNRWDLSNYSQFDMIALGEASYRDLSGIAIATPKKCQSLARNSLSLLATP